Within Acanthochromis polyacanthus isolate Apoly-LR-REF ecotype Palm Island chromosome 3, KAUST_Apoly_ChrSc, whole genome shotgun sequence, the genomic segment TGTCCAGATATGGCTTACATCCCAAGTGCATAACAGCGTCGAAAAGCAGAGTCACTGCTGACTCACATGCTGTCAAGATGGAAAGAACAAGGATCGATatgagcaaacacacaacaagAGGAAGGAGGTGGGTGTCAGGTTACTGTGAATGATTTGCaaacatttaaatacagcagagaACAAATACAGGTTTTGTCGTAGTTTAAAATCCAGCTGacttcagtcaaataaaaaggagacagcagcacagagaTCCAGGTGGCAGAACAGATTTGATTAAACTCTCTAAATAAAACTTGGCATATGATCATGATCTTATTCCAGACCAAAGCAATGAAGATACTTTAATCCAATTTGTGGCTAATAAAATGAGCGTGATGTTGTGGTGATGATTCCACATTGAACTGTCAGCTTGGTTCATTGTGATCCCAATAACACAGATTACAGCGCCTATATTGTCAACATTTAAAATGGTGGTTCTCAGAATTAGAGATGGTTGAGGAAAACAAACAGGTGTTGTTGTGTTCACCTAGATTTTACACAAATTTAAATCAGATCCTTTTTTGTAGTGTTGCTTCCCCTATCATTGTTACCAAATGATGGAAATCCTGGTTGTAAAGATTTTTGGCTTCTGAAGGTGCAATGCCAGAAAAGGCTTGAGAATCATGGATTTAAAATACAAGTCAATGTTTCCCTCTGCTGGATCTACTGTGTACTACAACAATGTGCTTTCtaattggtagtgtctacagatatggacccgtatctgtagcctgtggcctacggatacggcactttccatttgccagacagatacggacccgtacgcaagtcttgcgagtcaagaagctgctaaccactgcaaactgttgaaaggtaagcaaaggttaaggttagggttagtgttagggtcaggtttagggtccgtatcgctagcgtctaccgggagtcacgtgaccagatctcgcgtatctgattggcaaatggaaagtacgggtccgtacctctagcaactacctttctaattccatccatccattatctacaccggtgtatcctcattagggttgtggagggctggagtctacccCAGccgacttagggtgaagacagaggacaccctggacaggtcaccagtctatcacaggaccaCATATGGAGACAAACACTGAAGCTGTCTACAAGAAGGGCCTGAGTCGGCTCTACTTCCTCAGGAGGCTCAAGTCCTTCAATGTATGCAACTGCATGCTcctgatgttttatcagtctgtggtggtAAGCGCCATCTTCTTTGCTGTAGTATGACGGAGTGCAGGAATCAAGGCGAAAGATGCCAAAGGACtgatgaaactcatcaggaaagTGCAGTCTGTGGTGGTCAccctggaggaggtgatggagcaGAAGATGCTGACCAAACTGCTGGCCATCATGGACAACACCTCCTACCCCCTCCATAAAGCTGTGGataacagactgataaaaccCTGCAGCTCCTAGGAACAGAACAGGAGGGCATTCCTCCCCACAGCAACAAGACTTTTCAATATGTTTAGATCTATCAGATCACAAAAGGACTTCATCACTCTGCCTGCTGATGAAACTACTTTACATACTGGACACTTTACATTCTAACGCCATTCATTATAAGCTCATCAAAATGATGCCACGGCGAATGTGTGttgttctcagagctaaaggcagtccaatgaaatattaagaGCGCTCGACGttactttttttggacaggcagtatATATCGTCATCCAAACTTAACCTCACATTTTGATGTGCAGAAAACACGCTGAAAGTGGGTCGAaaggcaatttaaaaaaaaaaaaaaagataagtcaATCTAAAATTTCATAGATACAATTTGTCCATACTTTGACACAAAGTTTCAAGCAAATGCAGGTGGTTATGCAGAAGATCCCAATAACCAATCTGAGAGCAAAAAAACCCAGTTAGAGTGCAAATGAGCTGCTGCCTTGTGTGCAAAGCCTCTCTGATTTACAAtctttaacttaaaaaaatatggaaagaaTTTCCACGACTAAATTGCTTTCATAAAGcatgaaataattattttcatcCAACTTAGCAAATTTGAGTTTACTCAGTTCATTTAAGTTGCACGTATTTATTTTGGTTGGAGTCAATGTAATTTACTTGAGTTAACTTCAATTGATAGAGTCCATATAACTCATTTCCTAAGGGTTGATCCAGCCTTTTCCAGTTAGTTCAACTTAATTCAGATTTGTCAGGTAAAGTTAAGTAAATCAAGTTAATCTAGTTTGagtaaatcactttattcaaacTGAAATGCATAATGTCTAGAGAAAGCCATCTAATTATGTGGAAATTGTTTGCATGATTTTTTCAAGTTCATTCAAAGCATGTTCATTTTAAGAATATAATTTAAGTAAGTTAAGTCTCACTACCACATAATGCAACCAGCTTGATCCCAGATAGCAAagtatgggtgaatcaatgttgaatctatgttgagacctaacatagaaattatacagaaagcgcaaggttgataaaatgttgagtcaacgtttgcttttcaaccataaatcacactttacccagataacaaaagatgttaaatcaatgttgaattcgggttaagaaggttgaattttggttacagtggaagattgatggttggatcaacgttgattcaacaacattttgtcaacattgaagtttgtgtttaaaagataccattgaatctacattgtattttggtttaattaaaatgtttgacaggtcaatgtttaattaatgttgaatctatgtttgcaaacatgtaatctatgtaagcaaatgCTGACTCAAcgttttatcaaccttgcgctttctgtataatttctacgttaggtctcaacatatattcaacattgattcacccatagtttgctatctgggatgtCATGGGTGGAAGAAACACACTTCAAAAGGAGTTAGTTGACAATAAAGTCCACTTCACAGTGCAGTACAACACTGGAAGCTGTTACCGCAAAAAGTGACAAGAATCTGGAGGATGTCACTTGACATTCCGCATCACTTTCTTACCTTGAACGCTCTGAGCCAATCCCAGAGTCCTTTGCACATTCCTGCAGATGGTCTCCAGACAGTCCTGGAACTGGTCGTCACACTCGTGTTTCTCGCGGCCGCAGGTGTCATAGCAGCGGTCATGTTGGTTACAACATTTGGTCATGGATGGGATACCTATATCAAACTGGAAACAGCAGCTCAGTTACACTTCTAATTCAGGCCAATTTATCAGCTGGGTTCCATTTATTGTCCAAGCTTGTGCTCTGAACTAAAAGTGTTGTGTACACATGCGTACAATTTGTGTATCACAGACACTTAGGATGCCTCCAATCCCCAAAACATAGTCGGATTACCTGAAACCCAAACAGTGGGGAGCCACATCCGTTGGGTGGTGGCTGCTTGTATCCGGGACGAGGAATTGGCTTGTACCCTGTGAACAAGGAGCAAAGGTGAAGATGTTTCTTGTTCTTACACGGTGTATTATCTGGCTGACAGAGATAACCATATTGCCACTCAAGGAGCGTTATACGGGGGGATTCTGTAGCTCCCAGCGGTTTTATAAACTCAAAATTCATTAAGTTGATACATATTACAGGCACAGCAGATGTATGAATAAATAATATCCAAATGTGTCAGGATGTGTGATACCAGGGGTGGCTCTTCACAGTAAAACATAGCTATTATTACTGTTACACAATCAACAGAAGCTAGTTTACCATCACTACATCTGTAATGACACAGTCCGTCATCGCCCCCAAACAGGTCCAGTGCTGCGTTCAGGTACGTATCAATTTTGTGTATTCCATTACGGATAGTTTTCAGAGTCATCCTCCAGTCTGGAGTCTCTGGCTCATTGTCGCAGGCGGACACATGTGAAAAACATCCGCACAAGTACAAACCCAACAGCAAAACGCAGATTTTGTAGCCGTAGTGCCGCATTATCCGATGAGCGACCGAGCCAGAGAGCAGCGCGTCCCGACACATCGGTTTCACTGGTTTATTCCTGAAAACGTCGCCTCGAGAGCATCTCAAGTGTCACTTCTGCTTGTTTTCATTTCGCTTCCACAACAACACGGAGGAGGCACGAGCCCAACCGCCGCAGCTTCCGGGTTTCACGGTGTCACGTGACCGCTGCTAAACAAATAAGATGATGTCACACGCAgcaaggaagaagaaaaaaatcctctgaGATACACGTCAGTGCTGTACAAAACGCAACTTTATTATATTTCAAAGGTTGATTAACAGAAAGACATTCtggcctacattacccacagtTCAACGGGCTGCCATAAGTCCTAAATCCTAAAACCTGTGGCCCGCGGCCCAAAATCACAgtgccagagggtccaatctggtccATGGGATGACgttgtaaagtgtaaaagttAAGTCATTATG encodes:
- the pla2g12a gene encoding group XIIA secretory phospholipase A2: MCRDALLSGSVAHRIMRHYGYKICVLLLGLYLCGCFSHVSACDNEPETPDWRMTLKTIRNGIHKIDTYLNAALDLFGGDDGLCHYRCSDGYKPIPRPGYKQPPPNGCGSPLFGFQFDIGIPSMTKCCNQHDRCYDTCGREKHECDDQFQDCLETICRNVQRTLGLAQSVQACESAVTLLFDAVMHLGCKPYLDSQRDSCVCQYEMKREL